In Akkermansiaceae bacterium, the following are encoded in one genomic region:
- a CDS encoding GxxExxY protein, giving the protein MSIIYKQESFNIVGACFEVYNEMGSGFDEPLYHESLELEFAARAIPYISKSRLEVRYKGHILKKNFRPDIIAYSKIILELKAVKELNDDHRRQVHNYLKATGFKLGILVNFCNPTKLEYERIVNTKNDPPPNLQG; this is encoded by the coding sequence ATGTCCATCATCTACAAACAAGAATCCTTCAATATCGTCGGAGCGTGTTTTGAAGTCTACAACGAGATGGGAAGCGGTTTCGACGAGCCCCTCTATCATGAGTCATTGGAACTAGAATTCGCGGCAAGAGCTATTCCCTACATCTCAAAATCCCGTCTAGAAGTTCGTTACAAAGGACACATCCTAAAAAAGAACTTCCGCCCCGACATCATTGCCTATTCCAAAATCATCCTCGAACTCAAAGCCGTCAAAGAACTCAACGACGACCACCGGCGCCAAGTCCACAATTACCTCAAAGCCACTGGCTTCAAATTAGGCATTCTAGTCAACTTCTGTAACCCAACCAAACTAGAATACGAACGCATCGTAAACACCAAAAACGATCCCCCTCCCAACCTCCAAGGTTAG
- a CDS encoding DNA repair ATPase, with the protein MSQEQQLEGGAYEVIRGRMEKHGALLQQRIEQLNAARKDIFGAIDPALIATERVSTEHNCIPRDMVSIGANRFLFGYNIQFGLKKTTDPQDVFAVYHYDPQTHLFTKEDLGILLGGTFAEDFHYIYKYYKEATFVKFMVTGPNLYMGMRIGKGIDDIKTFKWIVKGDGSLDYQGNRFDHEYKFPPQQEFTWIRAHRDMQRHGEHPHISIEDKIFVETVGGDLTIKVEDNTASGHGIYAEDVTDLDQTLDDAEIFYAVVGPLILLKILPYREQLYRYLVFNEKTQTVQRIDAIGHSCVLLPDDHGLIFANGYLQLTGEAKIFDHGLDDMRFEKRIASANGEDTLFVFYNRTSGDYVLLSYNLIERTVETPIICSGYSLFPDGKLLYFRSEDAASKHHVIQVWQTPYIGDDAAASIKANDSFLFKLGNADIVRCMAECREVVNLLGKEDSYAGLYLDLVKKTGDINDTYFWLSKDEAFKLAEPLREINTAANSAINEFEKVVRLRESTAESTREIQEQVQTLLRQVEHSPPDDIQGYVHQLSSLRTLRGDIIGLRDLRYVDLETVATLEQQVVEATETVSNKTVKFLLTPEALDPYKAAVDEQKNAIAKLKKVTEADESSEKLDEAGTELEMLIDVVSNLKIEDATQTTTIIDSISGIYSTLNAVRAELKNKRQSLAKAEGTAQFGAQMKLLVQAVVNFLDLCDGPEKCDEYLTKVMVQIEELEGKFAEFDDYAEELAAKREEVYDAFETRKTSLLEKRNQRAANLVKSAERVLSGISKRAEGFKEINEINGYFAGDLMISKVRDIIEQLEGLGDSVKAADIQTQLKTLKEDAVRQLKDRKELFVDGTNIIQFGKHKFNVNTQELELSIVPRDEHMCFHLAGTDFFEPITDPDFLATRDVWPQEIISENKTVYRAEYLAYKFLRDGDLRSPSQPLETENLNLETLTRFASERYTEGYTKGVHDHDAHKILQSLLPIHEKIGLLKHSPATRAAAILFWHTWDSPEKSTLAQQLKTHATISKYGFRGGGIQPPSQSTPYIAQLQSAFEESQRGGGLQPPRLPSQQIANYLFDQLSSGQNFVVSPEADTIIKNFKQTLTAKHAKQSYEESLANLTGHAKYQTILDWLLSTREQSSPDSNSLFTIQHSQFKEAAAHLAADTHQKLSVHHIDVTAEITGLLGSHPTITEGEYHLHYNTFIDKLQKFEQENVPTYRAYLKSKQDLTEAKRADMRLNEFKARVMSSFVRNKLLNDVYLPMIGDNLAKQMGTAGADTRTDRMGLLLLISPPGYGKTTLMEYVADRLGLTFMKINGPAIGHAVTSLDPNEAPNASAKEEVEKLNLALEMGDNVMLYLDDIQHCNPEFLQKFISLCDGQRKIEGVYNGQAKTYDLRGKKVSVVMAGNPYTESGGKFQIPDMLANRADTYNLGDIIGSNADSFKASYIENSLTSNSVLSKLASRSQKDVYAVMRIATTGSQEGIDFEGNYTPAEIEEFVQTTKHLYTVRDTILRVNLEYIRSAAQEDAYRTEPAFKLQGSYRNMNRIAEKVLPMMTHEEVRELVIDHYENESQTLTTGAEANLLKFKEMENILTPAEENRWAQIKKDFNKNKLLGGAGENDPIARVVAQLTSINDSLQDHSFSEKTITQLEKIISGLRAVPVEVDINLIADQQSGVENMEKTSKKPAINVKPEVRQNPKK; encoded by the coding sequence ATGTCCCAAGAACAACAACTAGAAGGCGGTGCCTACGAGGTCATCCGCGGTCGCATGGAAAAGCACGGCGCGCTCCTCCAGCAGCGCATCGAGCAGCTCAACGCCGCCCGCAAGGACATCTTCGGTGCCATCGACCCCGCGCTGATCGCCACCGAGCGCGTCAGCACCGAGCACAATTGCATCCCGCGCGACATGGTCTCCATCGGCGCGAACCGCTTCCTCTTCGGCTACAACATCCAGTTCGGCCTGAAAAAGACCACCGATCCGCAGGACGTCTTCGCTGTTTACCATTATGACCCCCAAACACACCTGTTTACCAAAGAAGATCTCGGCATACTGTTAGGTGGCACCTTCGCCGAGGACTTCCACTACATCTACAAGTATTACAAAGAGGCCACCTTTGTAAAATTCATGGTCACCGGCCCGAACCTCTACATGGGCATGCGGATCGGCAAAGGAATTGATGACATCAAGACCTTCAAATGGATCGTCAAAGGCGACGGCTCGTTAGACTACCAAGGCAACCGATTCGACCACGAATACAAGTTCCCCCCGCAGCAGGAGTTCACATGGATACGCGCCCACCGCGACATGCAACGTCACGGTGAACACCCGCACATTTCCATCGAGGATAAAATCTTCGTCGAAACCGTAGGCGGCGACCTGACCATCAAGGTTGAGGACAACACCGCCAGCGGCCACGGCATCTACGCCGAGGATGTCACCGATCTCGATCAAACCCTCGACGACGCCGAGATCTTCTACGCCGTCGTCGGCCCGCTCATTCTCCTAAAAATCCTCCCCTACCGCGAGCAGCTCTACCGCTACCTCGTCTTTAATGAAAAAACACAAACCGTCCAGCGCATCGACGCCATCGGCCACTCATGCGTCCTGCTCCCGGACGATCACGGTCTCATTTTTGCCAATGGCTATCTCCAACTAACAGGAGAAGCCAAAATCTTCGACCACGGCCTCGACGACATGCGTTTCGAAAAACGCATCGCCTCAGCTAATGGTGAAGACACTCTCTTCGTTTTCTACAATCGCACCTCCGGCGACTACGTGCTGCTCTCCTACAACCTCATCGAGCGCACGGTGGAAACCCCCATCATCTGCTCAGGCTACTCGCTCTTCCCCGATGGCAAACTGCTCTATTTCCGCTCCGAAGACGCAGCCAGCAAACACCACGTCATCCAGGTCTGGCAAACCCCCTACATCGGCGATGACGCCGCAGCCAGCATCAAGGCCAACGATTCCTTCCTGTTCAAACTCGGCAACGCCGACATCGTCCGCTGTATGGCCGAATGTCGTGAGGTGGTTAATTTGTTAGGAAAGGAAGATTCCTACGCAGGACTCTACCTCGACCTCGTTAAAAAAACCGGCGATATCAACGACACCTACTTCTGGCTCAGCAAGGACGAGGCCTTCAAGCTCGCTGAACCCCTGCGCGAGATCAATACCGCTGCGAACTCCGCAATCAATGAGTTTGAAAAAGTGGTGCGTCTGCGCGAGTCCACCGCCGAGAGCACGCGCGAAATCCAGGAGCAGGTGCAGACACTGCTGCGCCAAGTCGAGCACTCACCGCCGGATGACATCCAGGGTTACGTGCACCAGCTCTCCAGCCTGCGCACCCTCCGCGGCGATATCATCGGTCTCCGTGACCTGCGCTATGTCGATCTGGAAACCGTCGCCACGCTCGAGCAGCAAGTGGTCGAGGCCACCGAGACCGTTTCTAACAAGACTGTCAAATTCCTACTCACTCCCGAGGCACTCGATCCCTACAAAGCCGCTGTCGATGAGCAAAAGAATGCCATCGCGAAACTAAAAAAAGTCACCGAGGCAGACGAGTCCAGCGAGAAGCTGGATGAGGCCGGCACCGAGCTGGAAATGCTCATCGACGTCGTCTCCAACCTCAAGATCGAGGACGCCACCCAGACTACAACGATCATCGATTCCATCTCCGGTATCTACTCCACCCTCAACGCCGTCCGCGCTGAGCTGAAGAACAAACGCCAGTCACTCGCCAAGGCCGAAGGCACCGCCCAGTTCGGCGCCCAGATGAAATTGTTAGTACAGGCCGTGGTCAATTTCCTCGACCTCTGCGACGGCCCGGAGAAATGCGATGAATACCTGACGAAAGTCATGGTCCAGATCGAGGAGCTCGAAGGAAAATTCGCCGAGTTCGACGATTACGCCGAGGAACTCGCCGCCAAACGCGAGGAAGTTTACGATGCCTTCGAAACCCGCAAAACCTCGCTGTTAGAGAAGCGCAACCAGCGCGCCGCGAATCTGGTGAAATCCGCCGAGCGCGTGCTCTCCGGCATTAGCAAGCGAGCCGAAGGATTCAAGGAAATCAACGAGATCAACGGCTACTTCGCTGGCGACCTGATGATTTCCAAAGTCCGCGACATCATCGAGCAGTTAGAAGGCCTTGGCGACTCCGTCAAAGCCGCCGACATCCAGACCCAGCTGAAAACGCTGAAGGAAGACGCCGTGCGGCAACTCAAGGACCGCAAAGAACTCTTCGTCGATGGCACCAACATCATCCAGTTCGGCAAACACAAGTTCAACGTCAACACCCAGGAGCTGGAGCTCTCCATCGTGCCCCGCGACGAGCACATGTGTTTCCACCTCGCCGGCACCGACTTCTTCGAACCCATCACCGACCCCGACTTCCTAGCCACCCGCGACGTCTGGCCCCAAGAAATCATCTCCGAAAACAAGACCGTCTACCGCGCAGAGTATCTTGCCTACAAGTTCCTCCGTGACGGCGACCTCCGGTCGCCTAGTCAACCACTTGAAACTGAAAACTTGAATCTTGAAACTCTCACCCGCTTCGCGAGTGAGCGCTACACCGAAGGCTACACCAAAGGCGTGCACGACCACGACGCCCACAAAATCCTCCAGTCCCTCCTCCCCATCCACGAAAAAATAGGCCTCCTCAAACACTCCCCCGCCACCCGCGCCGCCGCCATCCTCTTCTGGCACACTTGGGACAGCCCGGAAAAATCCACCCTCGCCCAACAACTCAAAACCCACGCCACCATCAGCAAATATGGCTTCCGTGGCGGTGGCATCCAGCCGCCCAGCCAATCCACACCCTACATCGCCCAACTCCAATCCGCCTTCGAAGAAAGCCAACGTGGCGGCGGTTTGCAACCGCCTCGCCTGCCCTCACAGCAAATCGCCAACTACCTCTTCGACCAGCTCTCCTCCGGCCAAAACTTCGTCGTCTCCCCGGAAGCCGACACCATCATCAAAAACTTCAAACAAACCCTCACCGCCAAACACGCCAAGCAGTCCTACGAGGAATCCCTAGCCAACCTCACCGGCCACGCCAAATACCAAACCATCCTTGACTGGCTCTTATCCACACGCGAGCAAAGCTCGCCTGATAGTAATTCACTATTCACTATTCAACATTCACAATTCAAAGAAGCCGCCGCCCACCTAGCCGCCGACACCCACCAAAAACTCTCCGTCCACCACATCGACGTCACCGCAGAAATAACCGGCCTCCTAGGCTCCCACCCCACCATCACCGAGGGCGAATACCACCTCCACTACAACACCTTCATCGATAAACTGCAAAAATTCGAGCAGGAGAACGTGCCCACCTACCGTGCCTACCTCAAAAGCAAACAGGACCTCACCGAGGCCAAACGCGCCGACATGCGCCTCAACGAGTTCAAGGCCCGCGTCATGTCCTCGTTTGTGAGAAACAAGCTGCTCAACGACGTCTACCTCCCCATGATCGGCGACAACCTCGCCAAGCAGATGGGAACCGCCGGTGCCGACACCCGCACCGATCGCATGGGCCTGCTACTCCTCATCTCCCCGCCCGGCTACGGCAAGACCACGCTCATGGAATACGTCGCGGATCGACTCGGCCTCACCTTCATGAAGATCAACGGCCCAGCCATCGGCCACGCCGTCACCTCTCTCGACCCGAACGAGGCTCCTAACGCCTCCGCCAAGGAAGAGGTGGAGAAACTAAACCTCGCACTGGAAATGGGCGACAACGTCATGCTCTACCTCGATGACATCCAGCACTGTAACCCCGAGTTCCTGCAGAAATTCATCTCCCTCTGTGACGGCCAACGCAAGATCGAGGGCGTTTACAACGGCCAGGCGAAAACCTACGATCTCCGGGGGAAAAAAGTCTCCGTCGTCATGGCGGGCAACCCCTACACCGAAAGCGGCGGCAAGTTCCAGATCCCCGACATGCTCGCCAACCGCGCCGATACCTACAACCTCGGCGACATCATCGGCAGCAATGCAGACTCGTTCAAGGCCTCCTACATCGAGAACTCCCTCACGTCTAACAGCGTTCTCTCCAAGCTCGCCTCCCGCAGCCAGAAGGACGTCTACGCCGTCATGCGCATCGCCACCACCGGCAGCCAGGAAGGCATCGATTTCGAAGGCAACTACACCCCCGCCGAGATCGAGGAATTTGTCCAGACCACCAAGCACCTCTACACCGTGCGCGACACCATCCTGCGCGTGAACCTGGAATACATCCGCTCTGCCGCCCAGGAAGACGCCTACCGCACCGAGCCTGCCTTCAAGCTGCAAGGCTCCTACCGGAACATGAACCGCATCGCCGAAAAAGTCCTCCCCATGATGACCCACGAGGAAGTGCGCGAGCTCGTCATTGATCACTACGAAAACGAATCCCAAACCCTCACTACCGGCGCCGAGGCAAACCTGCTCAAGTTCAAGGAAATGGAAAACATCCTCACCCCGGCGGAGGAAAACCGCTGGGCCCAGATCAAAAAAGACTTCAATAAAAACAAATTGTTAGGAGGAGCCGGAGAAAACGATCCTATAGCAAGAGTCGTCGCCCAGCTCACCAGCATCAATGACAGCCTTCAAGATCATTCTTTCTCAGAAAAAACGATCACCCAGCTAGAAAAAATCATCTCCGGCCTCAGAGCCGTGCCGGTGGAAGTGGACATCAACCTGATCGCAGATCAGCAAAGCGGAGTAGAGAACATGGAGAAAACCTCCAAGAAACCAGCCATCAACGTAAAGCCCGAGGTTCGCCAGAACCCTAAAAAATAA
- a CDS encoding four helix bundle protein: protein MSSEDPSFLPKTGNYQELLSYQKSEIVYDLTFRFCERFLTYNDRTVDQMVQAARSGKQNIAEGSKAAKTSSEMELKLTNVARASLEELLLDYQDYLRTRNHPIWDKNSKEALYVRGLGNKSHESYQTYKEFADTRDAGVVANIALCLIHQANYLLDKQIARLEKDFLEKGGLKELMYKARVEHRRKQ from the coding sequence ATGAGTTCAGAAGACCCCAGCTTCCTCCCCAAAACCGGCAACTACCAGGAACTCCTCTCCTACCAAAAATCCGAGATCGTCTATGACCTCACCTTCCGTTTCTGCGAACGTTTCCTGACTTACAACGACCGCACCGTTGATCAAATGGTGCAAGCCGCCCGCTCCGGCAAACAAAACATCGCCGAGGGCTCCAAGGCCGCCAAAACATCCTCCGAGATGGAGCTCAAGCTCACCAACGTCGCCCGGGCCTCCCTCGAAGAACTCCTGCTCGACTACCAGGACTACCTCAGAACCAGAAACCACCCCATCTGGGACAAAAACTCCAAGGAAGCGCTCTACGTCAGAGGCCTCGGCAATAAGTCCCATGAGTCCTATCAAACCTATAAAGAATTCGCCGACACCCGAGACGCCGGCGTAGTAGCCAACATCGCCCTCTGCCTCATCCACCAGGCCAACTACCTCCTCGACAAACAAATCGCCCGACTCGAAAAGGACTTCCTCGAAAAAGGCGGCCTCAAAGAACTCATGTACAAAGCCCGCGTAGAACACCGCAGAAAGCAATAA
- a CDS encoding discoidin domain-containing protein, whose translation MSTITMSRAVSLLSLFAPLSLHAAIVGIPTITNSATRYSGAFDATNLFDGNRDTEYASAGGGAGDAFSTSNGTWVEMDFGSTVTVDRFFAMTRNNSGDVVGVSRLILSNDAVFDNSDNIITINPTGSNGAGPGQSFAQTSFRYARWEAGTSLGPAQNLGAAEMRFLNTAAGSALVTTTSVIGGSAAHASNPTNYALANAADGGFGRDASAQEYASNGAGDSLFVDFDLGSVMEVNGFDLFQRGTTGTSDRFTDFDLIFSNVSDFSSTVATTSHTINGFHADEMFSSINARYVRLDVTTGGTGNTGIVEMNFYQAVPEPATASLLGLGGVILLLRRRKN comes from the coding sequence ATGAGCACCATTACCATGTCGCGCGCTGTGAGCCTGCTGTCACTCTTTGCTCCTTTGTCTTTGCATGCTGCAATCGTCGGCATTCCCACTATCACCAATAGCGCGACCCGATATAGCGGCGCTTTCGATGCTACCAATCTGTTTGATGGCAACAGGGACACGGAATATGCATCCGCCGGGGGCGGGGCTGGAGACGCGTTCAGCACCAGCAACGGCACATGGGTGGAAATGGATTTTGGATCCACCGTAACAGTGGATCGGTTCTTCGCCATGACCCGGAACAATTCTGGTGATGTTGTCGGCGTATCCCGACTGATTCTCAGTAATGATGCTGTCTTCGACAACTCCGACAACATCATCACCATCAATCCGACGGGTAGCAACGGGGCAGGGCCCGGGCAGTCTTTTGCACAGACCAGTTTTCGATATGCGCGCTGGGAAGCAGGCACGTCTCTAGGGCCGGCACAGAACCTCGGTGCCGCCGAAATGCGCTTCCTCAACACGGCGGCTGGATCGGCCCTCGTCACTACTACTTCTGTCATAGGAGGCAGTGCCGCGCACGCCAGCAACCCTACCAACTACGCGCTTGCCAATGCGGCCGACGGGGGATTTGGCCGGGACGCCAGTGCACAGGAATACGCGTCCAACGGCGCGGGAGACAGTCTTTTCGTGGATTTCGATCTGGGGTCGGTCATGGAGGTCAATGGCTTCGACTTGTTCCAACGTGGAACAACGGGAACCTCGGATCGATTCACTGACTTCGATCTGATCTTCAGCAACGTAAGCGATTTTAGTTCCACGGTGGCGACCACCTCGCACACAATCAACGGTTTTCATGCCGACGAGATGTTCAGTTCGATCAATGCGCGTTATGTGCGACTCGACGTTACAACCGGCGGGACCGGCAATACAGGCATCGTGGAAATGAATTTCTATCAAGCCGTGCCCGAACCCGCCACGGCCTCTCTGCTTGGCCTGGGAGGAGTGATTCTGCTGCTTCGCCGCCGCAAAAACTGA